TCCAGGAGCCGGCCTCCAAGGCCAGCTTTGCAAATCCAACCCTTATCTGCCCTGGTAAGAACCATGGGCCAGAAGTTGTGGGACATTCCCTCCTCCTGCTAAGTAACATCAGCTCAGCTGATGCAGTGACAGCACCAGGGAGGAATTTTCTGCTACAAGGATTGAGTGTAGACAAAGGCTGCctaattttctctttgtgtaACCCACATCCTGTGGGACTCATGCACATCCCTGTACTTTCTACGCTGTACGAGGCAGCGTGCGTCCTGAGGACAACGTGTTGTGTCTTGCTCACTCTGCTGATGAGACTGTGAGAGACATGCCAGAAGTGAATTAAATAGGTCTTCACTTAATtatatgtaattttgttaattGTCTATCTGCTGCTGTCCCTCGCTGGCATTACGAAAGGGTGCAAGTCACCTCTGTAGCTAGATTGCGTGCCCCAGCGTTTCCTGGGCTCCTTCCCTCGCAGCTCTGGATAGCCCTGGCCGGTCATGGCCCCAGCAGCGTTCCCGTTGAGGGTGGCAGGAGCTCCCGTTCGCTTTTTTTGTTCACTCCTTGTGTGTGCAGTACCGAGGCGCAGTATCAGGAGCCCCGGTGCTGCACAGAGAGCGGTGTGCTTGGGAAGCTCTGCGTGCCCCGGCCCTGCTCTGGGGGTCAGGGTGGCActcagccccttcccctggCCGTGGGTCCCTGCGgaatgccagccctgcccggctctCTCCGCAAAGTCTGGGATTGGTGCCCGGCGCTGTCCGCActagcagcagcctggctgtggagcagaggtgccccctcctcctctccagctcGGGCTGCCGGGGGAAGGTCTCGGAACGCTTTCATTCCGTACGTGCATGCGATTAACCCCTCAGTGCCCGTCCTGCAGCCCCCGTGCCCCGCTGCCCCGCCTTCCCCTGCCGCCTGATGCTGTAGAACCGATTGATTTCCACGGGCGGGGACGGCTCCAGCACGGGGCCGGTGTCACCCAGACACGCTGCCCGCCCGCTGCGAGCAGCCTTCGCTCCCGTCTCCTCCGCTCCCCGCcgagctgcctttttttttttttttttcttttcttttttttttttttctcccaggagTAGCAGCGAAATGTCCCGTCCTGCCTATTTGGAAATGGGAACAAATTGCTCCCCCGCCTTACCTCGCCCATCGCATCCCATATATAGTCATATCTGCGGTCAAATGGCAGGCGGCAGCGAATGGGAAAGCTGTGCCTCCCAAAAAAACCCGGGGGGCAGTGAGAGAGGGAAAGGGGTAGGGACgaaaggaggagggagggagggaagaaaaaaaaagccctttccAAAAAAGTATTGGATGTCTTGAGGAATGCAGTCAGCCCCCTGGGAAAGTACATATCTGTGAGGCGCTCGCTGCCCGCCGCTTGCATTCGGCCGGCGCCCCGTCCCGCACGGACCAACCCCGCCCGGCagctccgctccgctcccccGGGGCCTGCGTCCGGACTCGGGGCTCTCCCGCAACTTTCCAAGCTTTTCTTTCGGAAGGAGTTCGCGCGGGGACGCGCCCTAGCCCACCGCCACCATGGATGCCATCAAGAAGAAGATGCAGATGCTGAAGCTGGACAAGGAGAACGCCTTGGACAGAGCCGAGCAAGCCGAAGCGGACAAGAAGGCAGCGGAGGAGAGAAGCAAGCAGGTCTGCACCGAGGGCCCGGGCGCAGCGAGCGCCGGGGCGCAAATCTTTCCAGactattctcttttttttaccTCCACCCCTCTTCTTGCCCCTCACCGTACTTTGTTCTGTTCCACCCCCGCGCCCCTGCAGAACTGGTTGAACTTTCCCTaaggcagagcttcagcctgGCAGGCTGGAGGTTCCCGGGGGCGCGGCAGGAGGTTCTTCCCCCTTCCCCACCGTTCCAGCCGGGGAGCAGGGCCCTGGGATGGCTGCGTGGCCTCTGTGCCTTTGTCACAGGGGGATGGCTTAGAGAGGCTGCCCTGAACGCCTGGTTAGCACTGGGCAGATGTGCGGCGCTTTGGCAAGGGTCAGTGAAAGCTGTGTTCGGCCACTCCAGCATCACTCAGCAGATGTGTCCGATTCAGactgccctcctgcccctctccgGACACATGCCCCACTTTACTGTCCTTCTCCAAGCCCCTTCCTTTGCACCCATCTCGATCGAGGGAGGGGAATGCATTGATTGCACGTGTCTGGGAGATCctgaaggaggagggagaaaggaagagtGATTTTATGAATTAGTTTCCGTTTTCTAAGCCAAGTGAGAAACATATTTGTGCGTTATATTTCCTCTTGTGCACCTAGTTAGAGAGTGACATTGTGCAATTGGAAAAGCAATTGCGTGGGACGGAGGATACAAGGGACCAAGTGCTGGAAGAGCTTCACAAGTCTGAGGACAGCCTCCTCTCCGCAGAGGAGAATGCTGCCAAGGTATCGTGCCCGTGCTGCAAGCAAAGAGGATCTAACTGTctctccttctttctctctctgtctgtctgtccttttctgtctcttctgcaCTCGCACCTCTCCGTTTGCACGATCACGCTGCCTGCTGCACCTTTTCCCGCCCGCCCTCCCCTCTCCACCACTTTCCACCCACATCACAGCTGGAGGACGAGCTGGTGGCTCTGCAAAAGAAGCTGAAGGCCACTGAGGATGAGCTGGACAAATACTCCGAGTCCCTTAAAGATGCACAGGAAAAGTTGGAACTGGCTGACAAAAAGGCCACAGATGTAAGTTACCCCCATTCCTTTCACCACAAGCCCAACAGAGAAACCACATGCTCCCTCTGCTCAGGACAGCCTGGACTcctcctcagcagcactgcaaagctTTGCTGGAGGCTGGGTCCAGGCACCTCCTGGACAGGGAGTGGGAAACACAGCACTGCCTCTCTGCATGAGGTTTGCACACTATCAGAGGTGTCTGGTTGGGTTTCTGCTCACTTGACATGTGCTTTTTATGTGTACTTGCCACTCTAGATGTGAAAGTAAAGAAATGGTGATTTATCTATTCAGGTGATGGTAAAACAACTCGGGGTGGAACAATACTGTCTTGATAGTGAAACAGAAGCAGAGAGTTAATAGTGAGTAGATGCAGGAGAGGGAGATCCAGAAGAGCAAGGGCTGCTAGTTCTGATTTCAAGAGAGCTGTTCCTAGGTATGCATGTGTTAGAACTGCTGGTAGATACTGGTTTGGCTCACTAGTCCCTGAGATAAAAGGTTCtgtcctgggttttttttttgttttttttttttcccccccttggAAATCAGTGGAACTGCTTCACTTGTCAAAGAAAAGTTCAGTCTTGTGGGACAGAAGATTGTCTGGAAGATGATACTTGCTAGTTTTGCTGTTCAGAGGACAGGGATCTTGGGAGCAAGCTGGGAGATATATATAGCTCAGCACTTTATATGGTAATAAGGCAAGAGCTTGTGCCTCTCCCAGGCCCTCATCCCTCCCACCTGTCTGTTCCTGACGTGCATTTAATGGATCGCATGTATGGAACCATGAGAGTCTCTGCAGTTAAGGTCTTGGTCTCTATTGCTGCTGTTGGACAATTCAATTCTCCTTGAGTAAATCTCAGGTCTGAATTACAGAATTAGATGAAGCTACAGCATTTCCCAAGCAGTCACCCTCCTTTTGCTATAGCTCAGCTTTAAAAGTCAACCTCAAAGCCAAAATGAAAAGGAGTTGCCACAAATGAAGCAAGCAAAGTATTTCAGGGGAGGAAGGATACTTTCAGAAACGGAAATGTTACAAACAACTTCACATAGAAGACACCAtgtttttatcttattttacttctaaaatgcataaagaaagaaaaggcttaGCTTCAGTATGGCAACTAAGTTATAGAGCTTTGAAAGAGAACCCAAGAACTTAACAAACCGAAGTGTTCAAAGGAATAGGGGAGAGGGATCCGTGTATAATGTGGATCAGATGtctgctctgtgcaggctgCCATAGGAGAGACAGCTTCCTAGCAGGACATTTATTTAGCTTGTTCAAAGGAACCACATATAGATCCAAGGGAGATATTCCTTATATGGAAAAGTATGCAGACTATTTGGAAATAGCTTGCCTTGGATGAAGACTGGAGAAATGCTACTAGATTCCCTTTCTGAAACTAAGGATCTTCCTAACTGATTCCCATGCCACCTGCCCCGCTGGAAAACAGTATTTGGAAGCTAGCTGAGGGCAATTTTATTTGCAGTCTTCCCTGAGGTGGAGGGTGGGAGAGTGTCTGGCTTGTTTTCATCGAGGTAAATGTCTTATCTATTTGTATGCATGGAATATGTCTGACAGTTTAGGGATTTCTTTGTCAATGAAGAGTATATTTGGGGCATTGCAGTTGACCCAGTATTTACCTTATTAGTTTGGATAGTTCCAAGCCTTAGGAAaagggcagaggcagggagggagtgTCGGCTCACTGGGATGGACTCGCCTTTCGTTGGGACGAGAAAATCTTACCTGTCCGGTATGACTCACGTCCCAAAGCCAGGCACATCCCGGGAGCCACCCCAGCTGAgagggggcagctgcagccccctgtcccctgcccgtGTCTCAGGAGCCAGGCcggtgcagcagcactggcgGGTCCCTCGATGGCATTGACGGCGCCGCTCATACGGGGGCGGCGTGCGGGGAAAGGTGGGGCCGCTCCGCTCCGGGGCAGCTCGAGGGCTTTGCCGCCAGGCGGCGCTGCTGCCCCGCCACATCCTCCGGGCCGCACCGGCCCATCCCCTGCCACGACCGGCCCATCCCGGGCTGGACCGGCCCATCCCGGTTCAGGAGCGGCCCATCCCCGGCCACGACCACCCCAACAGCTGTCGGATCGGGCCAGGCCCGGCCCATCCCCGGCCAGGCCCGGGCCATCCCGGTTCTGGACCGGCCGATCCCCGGGCAGGACCGGCCCATCCCTAGGACGGCCGGACCATCCTCCGTCCCCGCCCCGGTCCCAGCCCGGTGCCGCAGCCCCGCCCCGGAGCGCTGCGGCGCGGGGGGACTTccggggctgcggcgggcgGAGGGAGGCGGCGCGGGCTGGGCGAGGTGCGGGCATGGCGGCGATGAGCTCGCTCGAGGCCGTGCGCAGGAAGATCCgcagcctgcaggagcaggcggACGCCGCCGAGGAGCGGGCGGGACGGCTGCAGCGGGAGGTGGACCAGGAGCGGGCGTTGCGGGAGGAGGTAGGGCCGCCCTCGACCCGGCTTGGGCCCGGGGCTTGGGGTGCGGGTCCCGGGGCGCGGTGCTCCGCCTGCCTCCCCGGCTGGCGGGCGGGAGGCCGCTTCCTTCACTGCCGTGCGACAAGGCGGCTGTTACCTGCCGGGCCGCTGCCTGTTACCTGCCGGGCCGCTGCCTGTTACCTGCCGGGCCGCTGCCTGTTACCTGCCGGGCTGCTGGCCGGCCCGCGGCGCTGCCTTCCCCGGCTCGGTAACCCGAGTGCTGCGTGGGCCGGGCCCAGGTGAGCGCGCCCAGAGACAGCGCTGGGTGTGCTGGGCAACAGCAAAAGCCCGAGCTAGAGTGAGCTCGCACTTTGGCGAGATATTTGAGGTTAGTTGTTTTGTATTAGGCTATGAGCAAGGTTTTACGGGGTGTTTGTCCCCCCAAGTCCTAGTTCTCTTATCCGAGTTCATTTGTGAAGGAAGTCAGCATGGCGGCTGTTGGAAGTACGCAGGAGTGCACCTGAGATGATACCTGACAGCTCCCCAACAACCCCAGCCACTGAACACCTGCGGTGTGTGCTGTTCTCCAAAGCCCCTCGCCAAGAGGGGAAAGGAACAGTAGGCTTGGtttcaggcagagcaggatcaggtgagagcagcacaggcttACGTAGCAGAGAGATGTAATTATGGGTGGCaatcacaataaaaaaaaagcctgatAGGGCTGTTCTTTGTCTTATCGCTGACCTTTGGGAGTTCCAGCAGCTGTAGCTGAATGTTTCCTGCTGTAAAATGTACAGTGTTCTTTGAGGCAGTTTTAGTGTCTTCAGTGGTTgcataaaaacaaagcaaaagagcAAAGTTCTTGTGTGGTTTATTACAATAGAAAAAATTCTGATTATTTGATTTCCTTATAATATGGGCCTTTCTACACATTCTGGGCAGTAAGTTCAAAAGAAGAACCTCCTGATTACTTGCAGGTGATCTTCCTTCTGGAGCAAAATATGGCCACTTGTGCTTGTGTAACTATTGCATTCTTGCAGATCACTTGGCATATCTGGCTTTTTCAGCAAACAACCATAAGTCATTTCATAAgggtttctgtttttttaaaaacttgtaCTTGTTTTCTAATCTTTGTGGAGTAAAGGACACAGAAATTGCTACTTTCAGTAACATGTATTATTCTGACCAGGAATTAAGGAATTTCTATTGAAAAGGAAAGTTTTGCTGTTAACTTTTGTGGCAGAAGGAATAGTGCTGGAGGAGTGGTTACAGCCTTCTGGAGTAAGAAGGCTTCCCTTAAGAGTTCAGCTACATTGCAGTAAGGCTTAGGACCCTAAAGGTTAATGTTTATCTCTTCCCTGGAGTTGGTTTATGTGGATGATGTGAAATTCTTTGGAGTACATTTATATGGTATTTAGGTTTTTGTGTGAAGGGGTCAGTCTTTGGGTGAATAAAGGCTGAAAAAGCTGAACTCCCAGGCACATGTAGACGTGTGCttttctgcagggctggctaCAGATGAGGGGTTTTATTGTTGCAGCTGTATTTCTGCATGCTTGAGGAGGGAGGctgtgagagctctgcagcaagAGCTGAGGTGTGAATCTGCTCTTTCCTCAGTGCACGTATGGCATGTGACCAGCCAGGGTTGTTAGGTGAGGGTTTGCTTCTTCCTGTGCAAGGTACAAACatgcaaacaacaaaaaagctaCAGCTGTGGCCAGAACatagcacagcctgcagctttTGATTGTTATACCAGATTGTTAAAAGTTTCAAGGCTGTGATTAGCAGCCATTCCCTTAAAGAAGAATCTTGGTTTGAGTGCATGCATCTCAAGTTGGTAACCACTTTTTCAACAtgcatttttcttcctccttctggAAAACAGAATCTCCCTTATAATAGTGATAATTAACACCCAGTGGTAACTTATCCATGTCATCACTCATTGTAAAAATATGTGGTGTGTAAGTGCCACGGCAGAAACATGGGTTATGTTTGCATGGTAGCAGTGGGAGTGCCCCGAATgtcactggggttttttccttccttgccaTATAAGGAGAGAAGTCCTGCTCTGCAGAAGAGTAATGGGGCCATATAAGGCTGATTGGTAAATCCTTAGTGAGTTACTGGAGCAGGAAGTGAAAACTTGAACTTTAGTCACCCTGTGTTTTGAACCACATTTTCTGCTCTTATCATGATGAGCAGTCTTGACATGATAATAATTAACTTGAACATTACAAATTTCCCTAGGGTAGCCTTTATGAAGGGtcattttgtttcttaaatGTGAAAGTTCAAATTCTTACTGTTTTAAAGCCAGAAGTCCAAAACCAGAGATTTTCAATACTACTTTCTGATTACATAGCTAAATACTTTATATTTGGATTAATGTGGATCTCTGAGGATGAAGTCTCTTCTCCTTCTGGTCCTGTGTTCACTGCCAATGCATATTAATGTTCAAAGATATAATTGCTTCCCTGTTCATGTGTTACTTTCAGTCATTCTAGCTGGACATTGTTGCTTTTATGTCAAAGGTTGTTTTATTTGTCTGGTCTGTAAGTTATTCTTTTTTGTGTTATGAACAGCAAAATCTTTGATATGGACAACTCTGTCCAGCTACCTCTGGTTAGAGAAGAAAAAGTACCAAACTGATACTTTTGGTATCCACTTTTGTCAGAGGGTTGGTTTTCCCCTCAAAAGACGTCATAGGAAATTCAGATGTGTACTTCCTCACATATAGCAAATATATATGTTTACAGTACTAATTAAGTGTTATTCTCTGAAGTAATTCACTTTTTAGAATAGTTACCCTTTTATGTATACTTTGTGCTTAATATAGTTTTGAAAGAAAGTAAGTTTAATGATGAGGTTACCATAAGAAGAATGTTTTAGAACTTACATTGCAAACTTAGGTTTGGAGCAGTAGTATATAATAGCTTGTAGTGATAAGAGGCAGATGAGTTGCAAGTGTTGTACAGAAAGTTAAGTGAACAAGTAAttcaagaaaagcaaatttagGGGAAGATTGAGGGTGGAActatgggaggaaaaaaaaaaaaggatgtttGAAGGGATTGCTGCCTGTACTAGGGTCCTTGCTGGTGCCTTTTTTGTCAACCCTTGCACAGCTTGCCTGTAAACAAAACCTCTGGGTGTTGGGACACTTTTTAAATGTTCTCAAATTCTCTCTGTGGCAGCTGTCTTGTTGCAAATGCTGCTCCAGGTGTGTTTTTACATGTTTACACTGAACCCTTCTTACAGGACTCAAGGAAATGTCGGGAAAATTCTTGCCAAATATGGTGAAAGGTCATAAATAAAGGAATTGGGGTAACAGAAGAATTGAGTAATTAGCTTGTGTTGGTTTGATTTGAAAAAGGGATGGTCTGTAATTAATGCCTGCAAATAcaataacagaaaatatttgggtAATGGTGCACAATTCTTCCTGTGCAGTTCTTTCTAGTACAAATTGTACAGTCCTTGATGTGCTTCGTTGAAAGCAAGCATTAAtcacttttttcctctgttaaGCAATAACTTCACAATTCAATCATGCACATCTCTGTGTATGGACTTTTTAATGGATGAAGTCAGAAATGACAAAGTTCTGTTAAGTGGCACTAGCAGGTAATGGGGTAACCTTGTACAAAGGAAGATGTGTGCCTTACTatgaattaatttctgtttttcctgtgcttAGGCTGAGAGTGAAGTAGCTTCTCTGAACAGACGCATCCAGCTGGTTGAGGAGGAGTTGGATCGGGCTCAGGAGCGCTTGGCCACTGCCCTGCAGaagctggaggaggctgagaaGGCTGCAGATGAGAGTGAAAGGTGGGTGGAGCCACACCTGGATGGATTGTTACCCTTATGACAAAGATCATAATTGCCAGGGTGTGGGTTAGGGACATAAATTAAACCACTCCTAGGTCTCTGAGTATGTGTAATCTGCTCTTCCTTTGCCTACATGGGCTTCAGTAACAGCTTGTCTGTAGAAATGTCCAAAGTATCTGGGCTTGGattcttttccagctgtgaaGATGACATTTAAGTTGGTAGATCTTTTGATGGATCATTCACATCCTGGGAAAACTGCTTGGCCCAGCCCAGACTTCTCTGGTTGGATGACAACTCCTTGTAATATTCTTGTGCTGTTGAGTGATTCTTGCTTTCATTGTGGGTAGAAAATCTCACCTGGAGAGTAGTGAAGTGCTGGAAGAGGTTTTGGTTCTCTTGTTGGCAAGATTGGTATGTGAGggtgaagaaaggaaagagactGATAATTCCTTCACATTTCCAGAAGTCTGTAGTGTAAGTTAGGAACTCGAGCTTCATGACTTTGGAAgatcttctgttttcttccaatGGTACTTTATAGCTGTGATAGAACCTTTTATTGTGAAAGAAACCCACACATTCTGCCTGTGTGCTTCTACCTTACTAAGAATGGGGTCTGTTCAAAAGAAATTTGCCAGACTCACGATGTGTTTTGAAACATTTAAGGTAATTTTATATCAAACATGTGCAACACAGTGTTTCTTGTTATGAAGGATTTCAATTTTGCTTTTAGAGAGCACAGGGAGCTTCTAGGGCTCTGGCATGGCAAAACCCAGGGGAGTCTGGCCCATAGACATGGCTCTTTTCAGTTCTGCAAGGGTTCTACATGCTGATGATGAGTGTAAAAGCACAGCTGCTTTCAGTCTTATTAGGTCTGTAGAAGCAACACCCTTTGTTAACCTTTCTGTAAGGGGAGTGTTTCCTGcagtttaaaatgaaaaagaattctACAGCTGAATTACAGTATGAGCTAAacaaatcacattttttctttcttcctaagTCATGTTTTGTTCCTTGAACTTCTGAAATGTAAGTGCACAGGACTAAATCTATGGTGTGAGGACTCATGTGTCTGATGTGCTTCACTCACCTGAATACCACCGTCTGAAAGTCACATACcacaaggagcagagctggagataAACTGGCAAACCCTGAACCTTGCATTTCCTGTTTTTCACGTTTTTCAGAGGAATGAAGGTCATTGAAAACAGGGCCCAGAAGGATGAAGAGAAGATGGAAATCCAGGAGATCCAGCTCAAAGAGGCCAAGCACATTGCTGAAGAGGCTGACCGCAAGTATGAAGAGGTCAGTCTTTGAGTGCAGGTCATCTCTCTCTGAAGCCCATGAGGCTGGGCctggaatttttgtttttctcttttgccttTTAAGTTCAAAAGATCACAAACACCCCTCTCCACAGCtatggaaggaaaatcaggcaCTCAGATAGCTCAAGGGACAAGGTGACAGGAGATCTGAGCTTAGATCTTTCACTAAACTGGTGATCTTTCATTCACCAGTTACGCTCTGGTGAATGAAAGGGAGGCCTTGAAAAATGTCAATAACTAAGTCTCAAATGAATAATGAAGATATCACATCATCTAAACTCATGTGTtgaccaagaaatgaagaggCCTGGCCTCCTGCTTTGTAGGTTCTAGAAGCAGGTGAGGTGCAGTGCAGCAACATAACATCCCTGATTGTGCCTTGCCTGTCCTTGCAGGTGGCTCGTAAGCTGGTGATCATTGAGAGCGACCTGGAGCGCGCTGAGGAGCGTGCTGAGCTATCAGAAAGGTAAGTGTGGACCTGCCCTGGGATCTGTGTGAGGTGCTAGAAGAGAACTGTAACTGCATGAAATGTTGGCAGCACACTGTGTGTTCAGCTCCAAGCTATGTTTTGCTCATTTACTGTAATGGTGAGATAAATGGTCGGTGCCAAAGTAAATGTGTTCTATGTGTGTGCGCGTGTTTTGTCACTGCATGCTGTACCTGCACACTGATTTTGTGAATGGCTTTTGTGCATTTCATGTGTTCACTAACAGCCAAGTCCGACAGCTGGAAGAACAGTTAAGAATAATGGATCAAACCTTGAAAGCATTAATGGCTGCAGAGGATAAGGTACTGATACTAATAAACAGTTTTTAGGTTTAACTGCAACCCAAGTGTTTCAGCTTCCATAGCCAGTTAGCTCACTCAGTAGTAACAAATAAGTCCTTGCTATGCTCTTTACTCTCTCTTTGCATCTCGCTTTGGTGGTTTTCTTTGgtctcttttttgtttattgatttttatctttaaaactGATCTCCTGTGCAGCCAAAAGAAGCTGAACTGTCTCACGTGTAAAAGCTCTGTAAATGTTTCTGTGTAAGCCAAGAGCTGTAGATAAATTTCTGTCTGGTCATTGTCTTAATGTGCACTTGAACTGGTATTTGGCATCACAAAGAGCTGCTTTCAGTCTGTGATGGATCAGCTGCTTTTGAGGCCGTTCTTTTGCCCTGTaatggttttcatttttctctatCTTTTCCCCCTATTTTCTCCTATTTCTTTTGCTTGACTGAATCTTCCATCCTCCCCTTTCCTGCCTTACCTCCGAAATAACAGCAAATGTGCTGAGCTTGAAGAGGAGTTGAAAACTGTGACCAACAACCTGAAGTCGCTGGAGGCTCAGGCTGAGAAGGTAGGCTAGAGACTTCTGTGAGAATGTGTCCCTTACACTGTCAGCTGGCctgtggggttttctttgtATGCCAATCACTTAGCAGCATTTCTTCAGGGCTGCTGTCAGTAGAGGCATTTGGATTTATTACTCAATTCCATACATAGCATATCCTGTAATTCCAAATAGGTCAGTATTATTTGGCCACATTGGTTCTGTTGAGTATTCTGACAGGATTAAGTGTTAATTATAGAATGTCCTCAGAATGGCACTGTGCACTAACATTAAGTTTCTCCAGAAGACATTCCTCTTTAAAACTGTAGTACTAATTTCTTCTCAAAGTTCCCACCATATTGCACTGGAATGTAACTCAAGGGAAGTTTGACTCTTGTAATAAACCATATTACCACAGCCTTCCAAGtggaattaattttgttttaccTATAACAATTTCTTGTGTACAGATAATCTGTTACAAGAGTTTCAAGGTGGGGTTTTGTTGGGTATATTTAGAATACCCATCTAATACCAGTGATCCTCTTTCTAATTACAGTACTCACAGAAAGAAGACAAGTATGAAGAGGAGATTAAAGTTCTGACTGACAAACTGAAGGAGGTAAAATGAGAGCTGTTCTTTGCAACATATTTTCCAGTGCACCTTTGATTCTTTTAGTACAAACACTACTTTGATGGTGCAAGGATGAGCATACCATTTTGGAAAAAGTTTACTGTTAAATATCTCCCCTAGAAATTAGTTTATATTAGCCTTATTATTTGCCTCTTCTCACAGTGCTTTTTTCCTCActtgaattatttcttttctactCCTAAGCACTGTGTGTGTTTCCTAAAGTAGTCTGTATTTGTCCTGACTGCAGGCTGAGACCCGTGCTGAGTTTGCTGAGAGGTCAGTAACCAAGCTGGAGAAGAGCATTGATGACCTAGAAGGTATGTGGGGCTGTTTTTCTACTTCCTGTGGAAATACATATCTCTTATTCTTCTCTTGTGTGAgggtttttattgcttttttttttattacccAATTCTACTGGGCTGACTTGTCCTGCTTTTATAAATGGGTCTGCCTAAAGAGTAgacaaaatgttttctaaatGAAGTGTATTGATATCTTAAATGCTTCAGGTGAACAGTGTTTTGCTCTTGCCTGTTGCTTTTTCTCTTATGTTCTCAAGACTCCTTccatttttttgctttatacTCTTCTATATGGAAGTATATAAATGTTACAGGGTAAATGATCAGGTGACAAGTGTTATTATCATCTTAGTAAAGAGCTGATGAAGAGTTGCATTATGTTTGCAATAGTTAGGAATGTAGCAAGCTAACCTAATTTATTACTGTGTTAAGTGTGGGTTGGGGCAGGCATTTTATGACGTAGACCCATTATTGGGTTTTGGTAAAGCTAATAGATTGTATACATAATCAGAAGGATTATTCAACTTCAGAGGTTTGTTTGTAAGGTTTTGATAAATCTGCCAGAATTGCATCAGAGTAGTAGAATGTGCTTTCTGCCTCTGGAGAAAACAATTCAGTAGGACTTTGTAATTTGAAGTTCTGTGGAGTTTGCTATTTAGAGGCATTACACTAAGTGTAGGATTTGAAGAAGCTAAATTGCATGGTGTGGC
The Melospiza georgiana isolate bMelGeo1 chromosome 13, bMelGeo1.pri, whole genome shotgun sequence genome window above contains:
- the TPM1 gene encoding tropomyosin alpha-1 chain isoform X19; protein product: MDAIKKKMQMLKLDKENALDRAEQAEADKKAAEERSKQLEDELVALQKKLKATEDELDKYSESLKDAQEKLELADKKATDAESEVASLNRRIQLVEEELDRAQERLATALQKLEEAEKAADESERGMKVIENRAQKDEEKMEIQEIQLKEAKHIAEEADRKYEEVARKLVIIESDLERAEERAELSESQVRQLEEQLRIMDQTLKALMAAEDKYSQKEDKYEEEIKVLTDKLKEAETRAEFAERSVTKLEKSIDDLEDQLYQQLEQNSRLTNELKLALNED
- the TPM1 gene encoding tropomyosin alpha-1 chain isoform X5 produces the protein MDAIKKKMQMLKLDKENALDRAEQAEADKKAAEERSKQLEDELVALQKKLKATEDELDKYSESLKDAQEKLELADKKATDAESEVASLNRRIQLVEEELDRAQERLATALQKLEEAEKAADESERGMKVIENRAQKDEEKMEIQEIQLKEAKHIAEEADRKYEEVARKLVIIESDLERAEERAELSESKCAELEEELKTVTNNLKSLEAQAEKYSQKEDKYEEEIKVLTDKLKEAETRAEFAERSVTKLEKSIDDLEDQLYQQLEQNSRLTNELKLALNED
- the TPM1 gene encoding tropomyosin alpha-1 chain isoform X10, producing the protein MDAIKKKMQMLKLDKENALDRAEQAEADKKAAEERSKQLEDELVALQKKLKATEDELDKYSESLKDAQEKLELADKKATDAESEVASLNRRIQLVEEELDRAQERLATALQKLEEAEKAADESERGMKVIENRAQKDEEKMEIQEIQLKEAKHIAEEADRKYEEVARKLVIIESDLERAEERAELSESKCAELEEELKTVTNNLKSLEAQAEKYSQKEDKYEEEIKVLTDKLKEAETRAEFAERSVTKLEKSIDDLEDNFLCFSSPKTSSSGWIKHLSKLWMFHGLIVLSSSLVDSFSITCLRTCSVCALLYRNYISQCKINIPAVSLLLFLCLLFI
- the TPM1 gene encoding tropomyosin alpha-1 chain isoform X15 is translated as MDAIKKKMQMLKLDKENALDRAEQAEADKKAAEERSKQLEDELVALQKKLKATEDELDKYSESLKDAQEKLELADKKATDAESEVASLNRRIQLVEEELDRAQERLATALQKLEEAEKAADESERGMKVIENRAQKDEEKMEIQEIQLKEAKHIAEEADRKYEEVARKLVIIESDLERAEERAELSESQVRQLEEQLRIMDQTLKALMAAEDKYSQKEDKYEEEIKVLTDKLKEAETRAEFAERSVTKLEKSIDDLEDELYAQKLKYKAISEELDHALNDMTSM
- the TPM1 gene encoding tropomyosin alpha-1 chain isoform X4, whose amino-acid sequence is MDAIKKKMQMLKLDKENALDRAEQAEADKKAAEERSKQLEDELVALQKKLKATEDELDKYSESLKDAQEKLELADKKATDAESEVASLNRRIQLVEEELDRAQERLATALQKLEEAEKAADESERGMKVIENRAQKDEEKMEIQEIQLKEAKHIAEEADRKYEEVARKLVIIESDLERAEERAELSESKCAELEEELKTVTNNLKSLEAQAEKYSQKEDKYEEEIKVLTDKLKEAETRAEFAERSVTKLEKSIDDLEDELYAQKLKYKAISEELDHALNDMTSI
- the TPM1 gene encoding tropomyosin alpha-1 chain isoform X12; translated protein: MDAIKKKMQMLKLDKENALDRAEQAEADKKAAEERSKQLESDIVQLEKQLRGTEDTRDQVLEELHKSEDSLLSAEENAAKLEDELVALQKKLKATEDELDKYSESLKDAQEKLELADKKATDAESEVASLNRRIQLVEEELDRAQERLATALQKLEEAEKAADESERGMKVIENRAQKDEEKMEIQEIQLKEAKHIAEEADRKYEEVARKLVIIESDLERAEERAELSESKCAELEEELKTVTNNLKSLEAQAEKYSQKEDKYEEEIKVLTDKLKEAETRAEFAERSVTKLEKSIDDLEDELYAQKLKYKAISEELDHALNDMTSM
- the TPM1 gene encoding tropomyosin alpha-1 chain isoform X17 yields the protein MDAIKKKMQMLKLDKENALDRAEQAEADKKAAEERSKQLESDIVQLEKQLRGTEDTRDQVLEELHKSEDSLLSAEENAAKAESEVASLNRRIQLVEEELDRAQERLATALQKLEEAEKAADESERGMKVIENRAQKDEEKMEIQEIQLKEAKHIAEEADRKYEEVARKLVIIESDLERAEERAELSESQVRQLEEQLRIMDQTLKALMAAEDKYSQKEDKYEEEIKVLTDKLKEAETRAEFAERSVTKLEKSIDDLEDELYAQKLKYKAISEELDHALNDMTSM